In Helianthus annuus cultivar XRQ/B chromosome 3, HanXRQr2.0-SUNRISE, whole genome shotgun sequence, a single window of DNA contains:
- the LOC118490480 gene encoding putative F-box protein At3g16210, which translates to MEDCVLPENPILEVLSRLLVKTITRFKCVCKKWRDLVSDTYFIDLHLSRSPSCLMIHQYVYPGPILELIEVDHEVDYHRLTLDHVKSLNLHLTAVRFHFLIIQVGSVNGLICLLSHRFDVTCIFNPVVKEYVILPQPPHSEDIWSLSYGFRVSMAGEYKVISLRCGWTKSENHEAELTVEIEIYTLGTDQWRRLGQIPYNVNYSGDMDSGVFVNSHVYWIDDAQVYDFDLNTETFELFPSPTGEPRDEQESKKMLGVLKGSLSLFSGSALLRVHHLGDEGIFLA; encoded by the coding sequence ATGGAAGACTGCGTGTTACCTGAAAATCCCATTCTCGAAGTTTTATCTCGACTTCTAGTGAAAACAATCACTCGCTTCAAGTGCGTGTGCAAAAAGTGGCGCGATCTTGTTTCCGACACCTACTTTATTGATCTTCATCTCTCCAGATCGCCTTCGTGCCTAATGATTCACCAATACGTATATCCAGGCCCAATATTAGAGTTGATAGAAGTGGATCACGAAGTTGATTACCACCGTTTAACGCTCGATCATGTAAAGAGCCTTAATCTTCATCTTACTGCAGTTCGCTTTCATTTCCTGATAATTCAAGTGGGTTCGGTCAATGGTTTGATCTGCTTGCTTAGTCATCGATTTGATGTCACTTGCATATTCAATCCTGTTGTCAAAGAATATGTGATCCTCCCTCAACCACCACATTCGGAGGATATATGGTCATTAAGTTATGGTTTCAGAGTTTCAATGGCAGGGGAATACAAAGTGATAAGTCTCCGTTGTGGTTGGACAAAATCCGAAAATCATGAGGCTGAACTCACGGTTGAAATCGAGATTTACACGCTTGGCACAGACCAATGGAGAAGGTTGGGACAAATCCCTTACAACGTTAACTATTCCGGGGATATGGATTCTGGTGTATTTGTGAATAGTCATGTGTATTGGATTGATGATGCCCAAGTCTATGATTTCGATTTGAATACAGAGACATTTGAGTTATTTCCGTCTCCTACAGGGGAACCAAGAGATGAACAAGAATCAAAGAAAATGTTGGGAGTCCTGAAAGGCAGCTTAAGTCTATTTTCTGGGTCTGCGTTACTTAGGGTTCACCATTTGGGTGATGAAGGAATCTTCTTGGCGTAA
- the LOC118490643 gene encoding F-box protein At3g07870-like, giving the protein MEGCVLPENLIFEVLSRLPVKTITRCKCVCKKWRDLVSDTYFVHLHLSRSPPCLMFHWYLPILDRILELVEVEHEAEYDRLTLHHVKTLNLQLSAFRASNGIIQVGSVNGLICLCHTFDATYVFNPVLEEYMTLPRPPRLRNITLLGHGFGVSMAGEYKVIRTLGRSISQVPIEVSVEIQVYTFGTDQWRSLGPTPFNITHPGEVGGVFVNSHVYWVIFGQIFDFDLDAETFELNPSPPGYDTESKRMLGVLKGSCLSLFSWTSLGFTVWVMKGESWYKAIAMIEENMDPVLKSLEWKPVYLIDGSDGTSILIFWPQGTDSLEADCLDTNKILDLNLPGNFWTVMSTYRPSFVKLQNFGSFRVHSLYGNDSAFVKDRYKSSLKLERMHQTSFHV; this is encoded by the coding sequence ATGGAAGGCTGCGTATTACCTGAAAATCTCATCTTCGAGGTTTTATCCAGACTACCGGTGAAAACAATCACCCGATGCAAGTGCGTATGCAAAAAGTGGCGCGATCTTGTTTCCGACACCTACTTTGTTCATCTTCATCTCTCCAGATCGCCTCCCTGCCTAATGTTTCATTGGTATCTCCCGATATTGGACCGGATATTAGAGTTGGTAGAAGTGGAACATGAAGCTGAATACGACCGTTTAACCCTCCATCATGTCAAAACCCTTAATCTTCAGCTTAGTGCATTTCGCGCTAGTAATGGGATCATTCAAGTGGGCTCTGTCAATGGTTTGATCTGCTTGTGTCACACATTTGATGCCACTTACGTATTTAATCCAGTCCTCGAAGAATATATGACCCTCCCTCGACCACCACGATTGAGAAATATAACGTTGTTAGGTCATGGTTTTGGAGTTTCAATGGCAGGGGAATACAAAGTCATACGGACTTTAGGTAGGAGCATCTCCCaagtaccaattgaagtctcgGTTGAGATCCAGGTTTACACCTTTGGCACCGACCAATGGAGAAGTTTGGGACCAACCCCTTTTAACATTACGCATCCGGGGGAAGTGGGCGGTGTATTTGTGAATAGTCATGTGTATTGGGTTATCTTTGGCCAGATTTTTGATTTCGATTTGGATGCGGAGACATTTGAGTTAAATCCGTCCCCTCCCGGATATGATACAGAATCAAAGCGAATGTTGGGTGTCCTCAAAGGCAGCTGCTTAAGTCTATTTTCCTGGACTTCATTGGGGTTCACCGTTTGGGTGATGAAGGGGGAATCTTGGTATAAAGCGATAGCCATGATCGAGGAAAATATGGACCCGGTTCTTAAATCGCTAGAGTGGAAACCCGTGTATCTCATTGATGGTTCAGATGGTACTAGTATTTTGATCTTCTGGCCTCAGGGAACAGATAGTCTGGAGGCAGATTGTCTTGACACGAATAAGATTCTAGATCTGAATTTGCCGGGCAACTTCTGGACGGTAATGAGTACTTATCGTCCTAGTTTTGTTAAGCTCCAAAACTTTGGATCATTTAGAGTTCATTCCTTGTATGGTAATGACTCCGCCTTTGTGAAGGATAGATATAAGTCCAGTTTGAAGTTAGAGCGAATGCACCAAACATCATTTCATGTTTAA